The following nucleotide sequence is from Labilibaculum sp. DW002.
CGGGTTCAGTTAAAGCAATTCGACCCACCTTATACCAAAAATTATCTAAATTACGTGCAAATGGAGCCATTCCAGGACCATTAAAACTATACTCTGGTAACTTCGTTATTAAATTTCTTGTTATTTTAGCAAGCGGGTACCATTGGGGGGCTGCTACACAAATTTCATTAGGAGATATTTTGCATTCATTAATATTGTATCTAATTAAGTCAACAATTTCATCCTCAAGATTAGATTCATCAATTGCATTATTATAAGTTATAATACTATTATAATCATGATTTTTCCCTCCAGCTATGATATCATTGTCTGATGTTTTATAGTAATCGAAGTATTCAATAATCTTTGATGATGATCTATAATTTGAAGATAGATTATACTTTCTCAATTTGTAACCAATCAATTCCTCTAAATCCTCTTTTACAATAGGATATCCTCCCATTGTTTCATAAATTGATTGATTTGGATCACCTACAATTAATGCTTTTGTTTTACCTCTACCGGATTTTAAAACACTTGAAATAATATGATATTGAATTTCTTTGGTATCCTGATACTCATCAATAAGAATAAACTTAAAGAGGTTTGAAAGTATCACTGAAATAAGTGGTTTCTTCAGAATTAGTTGGTTGGTATAATGCAAAATTAGCTCAAAATCAATTTGTCGATTTTCACGTAGAATTCTTCCATACTCTATTAGTACTTTTTTAATATATGGCGTTTTACTACCATCTTCAGAAAGCATTTTACATCCTGAAGGCATGGCGATATAGTCACAGTCATAATAACTTACCTTCAAACTTTTATATGGTTCACATAGTTCTGTTAGAATTTTTTCTGATTCGAAGGGATCAATTATAGAGTATCCTGTCTTTAAGCGATCATGATAAAGACCATAAGGTTTAATTATCCAATCCAAACAAAAGGCATGTATAGTACCTATCCATAACTGCTTTATATCTACTCCTAATAATTCAACTCGTTCTTTTATTTCATCAGCTGCAGTATTTGTATACGTGATAGCAACTATAAATTGTTTCTTAGATTCTATCCTAGACAACTCATAGGCAATCTTATAAGTGAGTGTTCTTGTTTTACCACTTCCTGGGCAAGCCACTAGAAATACACTATCTTCTTCAAATATAGCGTCTTCCTGCTCTCTATTCAGATCGTCTTTCTTCCAAACAAACATAGGCTATAAACTCATTAAAAAAGTTAATACATGATCCTCTAGAAACTCTTCAAGTTCTATCTCTTCTGCTATAGTTTTAAGAAGCTCTTGAAGTTCTATTTTTCCGTTACTAAATGCTTCATACAACTTATTAAAGTCATAATCATCTAATTCTATAACTTGATCCAAGCGATATGTAACAAATCGAATAATTAAATTCTTAGAGAGATCTGGATTAATAAACTTTAAAGCTTCTAATATATAGTTCGGTATGTAAGTTTCATCAGTAACATGTTCACCAAGTATTATAGCAAACCAACCTTTCCCTTCTTGATTAGCCATTGTTAATACTCTTTTACCGTACAGAGATACATTTTTAGAATTAATCTCTTGGTTAGCTAAAGTAATGATCGATGGTTTTTCATATACTGATGGAATAACTTCTCCAACTTCATGTGCATTACCTGCTTTAATGAAATCAACCTCAAAAGTATGATCTGCATAAAATACATTCAACCATTCATTATCTTTAATGTATAGGTCTAATGATTGTTTTCGCTGTGCTCCTTTCTTATCGGAGTTTCTTACTTTAGTTTTATACTTTTCTTCCTTTTTACCATCAGATGCATTTGGGGTCGTGTCACAAATTGCCGCATCTAAATCAGTTAGGATTGCACACTTTCTTCTCACTCTGTCATCATGAAATAACTGGGCAACATTCTCAAAACCAGTACTTCGAATATTAATTAAGCTAATCCCTAACTCATCTAAACTGATTCCAAGAACTTCACGAATTAGAATCGGTATTAGAATTTCTTCAGCATCTCCTTCAACTAACATTACCCCTTTTGCAAATAATAAATTTGTTCTGACGGCATCTAAATATCTTTCTAATTTTGTTACAGCGGCATCGGATAATCCATTAGATGGTTGATACACTTCAGCACAATCTTTCTTCTTAGCAAGGATATTCATATTCTCAACATTACAGACTTCTGAGATATGAGTTGAATGAGTAGAATAAATTATTTGAGTGTCTTCATATTTAATATTATCAAAGAGCGTTTTTTGAATATGTGTGTGAATATGTGCTTCTGGCTCTTCAATTAATAAGAAGTTTGCAAAAGTCTCTTTAGATTTACGATATTTATACTCTAACAATTTAAGTGTCAGGAAAATTAAATTTGCCCCACCTAAACTTAACTCATGTATATCACCCTCATAAGACTCATCAGGTTCTCCTATAAATAACTTCAACGATTGGAGTAATCTCTCTGCTTCATTGGAAAGATTTGACTTAATAGAAAGGGAAGATGGAGCATAAGTCTCACCAACAGCATCATTAATGGTATTAGCAATATCATTCCTTATATTCTGCACATCAGGCAATTTTTCAATACTACTATTCAAAGTATCAACGAGCGTACTTATAGGATCAAAATCTGCTTTCTTAATTTCGCCAGATTTATTCTTTAATAATTGTAATAGTGGATTTTTCCTATTATCGTGGAAGTCAGAAACTACATCTCTTAA
It contains:
- a CDS encoding UvrD-helicase domain-containing protein, which produces MFVWKKDDLNREQEDAIFEEDSVFLVACPGSGKTRTLTYKIAYELSRIESKKQFIVAITYTNTAADEIKERVELLGVDIKQLWIGTIHAFCLDWIIKPYGLYHDRLKTGYSIIDPFESEKILTELCEPYKSLKVSYYDCDYIAMPSGCKMLSEDGSKTPYIKKVLIEYGRILRENRQIDFELILHYTNQLILKKPLISVILSNLFKFILIDEYQDTKEIQYHIISSVLKSGRGKTKALIVGDPNQSIYETMGGYPIVKEDLEELIGYKLRKYNLSSNYRSSSKIIEYFDYYKTSDNDIIAGGKNHDYNSIITYNNAIDESNLEDEIVDLIRYNINECKISPNEICVAAPQWYPLAKITRNLITKLPEYSFNGPGMAPFARNLDNFWYKVGRIALTEPDPRIYIRRLRWSAELIEELFDLGVDVNKITNKNFLRFCNSLEINKESGLEYLEVFFFNVSVYFSFEIKSIQRLNDDYNAFFEGATSRIKRAKEENNNTTTESLDNFKKVFKPREGIKVTTIHGTKGEEYDTVIGFGLVNDWVPHFTDDNGDANSSKMLYVLSSRARKNLHLFSERGRSVHRKYAPEGKPPTPCLGEYDFEYDDVVTTSG
- a CDS encoding ATP-dependent nuclease, with the protein product MFISKVSLVNYRNFANASFKFNEGINTIIGENGSGKTNLFRAIRLLLEDTSYSHAYRLNKDDFNRNLNRVNPDGWKGHWIIISLEFSDISDDEAIQSLFIHRTGDIPDGDSFKCATYNLYFRPKPEIRLQLSELNEGDKEGLNSILANLTIEEHYETFFTGKSIVDFNDPTVYDELVGDFENVKFSFDYDQSKYGVRIPHQLSVSKEVSFTFIKALRDVVSDFHDNRKNPLLQLLKNKSGEIKKADFDPISTLVDTLNSSIEKLPDVQNIRNDIANTINDAVGETYAPSSLSIKSNLSNEAERLLQSLKLFIGEPDESYEGDIHELSLGGANLIFLTLKLLEYKYRKSKETFANFLLIEEPEAHIHTHIQKTLFDNIKYEDTQIIYSTHSTHISEVCNVENMNILAKKKDCAEVYQPSNGLSDAAVTKLERYLDAVRTNLLFAKGVMLVEGDAEEILIPILIREVLGISLDELGISLINIRSTGFENVAQLFHDDRVRRKCAILTDLDAAICDTTPNASDGKKEEKYKTKVRNSDKKGAQRKQSLDLYIKDNEWLNVFYADHTFEVDFIKAGNAHEVGEVIPSVYEKPSIITLANQEINSKNVSLYGKRVLTMANQEGKGWFAIILGEHVTDETYIPNYILEALKFINPDLSKNLIIRFVTYRLDQVIELDDYDFNKLYEAFSNGKIELQELLKTIAEEIELEEFLEDHVLTFLMSL